From the genome of Rhizobacter sp. AJA081-3:
GGCATGCTGGTGGGCGAGCTGATCAGCCTGGGCGGCATCCTGCTGCTGTCACGGCAGCCGCGCCGGCATGGCCTGGCCTGGGCTGCCTGAGCCCGCGCGTGCGCGGCCCAGCGGCAAGATGGCCGCGAGCTGCGCCTTGCCCAGGTGCACGCCGTGGCCGCCGCGCACCGCGCCGATCAGCGAGGCCATGCGCTCGCGTTGACGCGCATCGAAGGCAGGTGGGGGCGGCAGCGCGTCGGCCACGGCGCGCCGGGACGGGTTGAACATCGGCAGCGCGGCCGCGGCGGCTTGCGGCATCAGCCGACGCTTGAGATCGCCGAAACGGCGACGCCAGTACAGCGGGGTACCGGTGCGGTAGATCTGCGCCACGTGCAGCGGTGTGGCCTCGGCCAGCCAGCGCACCTTGAAGTAGCCGAAGCCCGACAGCAGGTTGAAGAAGCCGAAGCCGCCCTCGATGGCCTGGCGCATGCCCAGCAGCAACATGGTGGAGCCGGGCCCGAGCCGGTTCAGCCGGTCGTCGTAGACGATGTGCAGCGCATACAGGCCGCGCTCGAACGCGCCGCTGATCAGCCCGGCCACGGGCACGCCGTCCATCAGCAAGAGGTGGATGCTGATCTGCATCGGCTGCCGCGCCTCGAGCAGGCTGCGGAAGTAGGCGATGCGCTGCGGGTGCCGGCCGATGTCGGCGTCGGCCTGAGCCTTCCAGCTGCGCGGCTCGATGCCGAGGTAGAGCTCGAGCAGCGCCGGCGTGTCGGCCGGGTCCGACGACGACAGCAGCTCGACCTCGCCGGCATCGAACAGCCCGTTGAGCTGCCGCCCCAGGTTGCCGCGGAACTTCTTCGACATCGCCTTCACGTAGCCCGACAGGCTGTCCCAGCGGACCGGGATGGTGCAGTTCTCCAGGCTGGGCCACTGGCGAACCAGGTAGCCGCCCAGGTCGACGCCCGCGGGCGGCGGGAACAGCGTGGAACATTCGCCCTGCTGTGCCAGCTCGAGGAAGCTCCACTCGCTGCGGCGCGAGAGCACGTGGGCGTAGAAGGCCTGGCTGACCGCCAGTTCGTCGTCGGGGCGAGCCACCAGGTGCGGCCGGTCGGTGTCGTGCGTGACGAGGAAGCCGAGCGTCGCGCTGCGAAAGCCCATCACGCGGGTCTCGACCCGCTTGAGGGCCAGGTAGCCGACCAGCCGCTCGTCGCGGAATGCGCAGAGGAACCACAGGCTCATGCCCCGCCCCGACGGATGGTGCTCGTCGTGGCGAAGGTAGGTCTGCAGGTAGGAGAAGGTGGAAAAGGGATCCGGCCGCGCCGACAGGCGGTTCAGCGCATCGATGTCGTGGCGCAGCGGCGCCGCCTGGCTGAGCGAGTCGTAGCAGCGGACGGTGATCAAGCGCCCGCCCGCGGCCTCAGGCGCGAGGGCCGCCAGTGGCTTGCATGGCCGGCTCGGCCTCGCCGTCCGCTGGCGCTGCGACGGCCTGCGCCAGGCGCGCGTAATGGTGTGCCAGGCGCAACTCGTGATGCCGGTTCACGCCGCGCGCTGCATCCAGCGTCTGGGCACCGAGCTGCAGCACCGGCGGCCGCGTGCCGGCGGCGGCCTCGTCGGTGTCGCCACCCGAATTCCGGGGCCGAGCGTCGAAGTTCTCCATGCTCAGCGCACCACGGTGACCTGGTTGTCGACCGCCACCACGCCCTGCACGGCCGCGGCCATCTGCGAGGCTCGATCTCGCGCCGCGGCATCGGGCAGCATGCCGCGCAGCGACACGCGGCCGTAGCGGGTCTCCACGCTCAGATCGGCGGGCTTGAGCTCCACGTCGGTCGACAGGCTGGACTTGACGGCCGCGGTGATCGTCGTGTCGTTCACCGCGGCGGCTGCGGCATGCACCGCCTCGGTGGTGGCCTTCTTCGCGTCGGCCAGGGCCTTGTCGGCGTCGGCCTTGGCGGCATCGACCTTGTCATCGGCCTGGGCGATCGCGGCATCGACTTTCTGGCCGGTGGTCCGGTCGTCGTCGCGGCGGTCGCAGCCGCCGAGCGCGCCCGCCAGCAACAGCATGCCGATCACGGCTGGGCTGCGGTGAAGCTTGTAGGGGGTCATGTGATGGCTCCTCTTACTTCTTCTTCGGGTCGACCTGGTTGCCGATCACGCCGCCGACGGCCGCGCCGCCGACGGTGCCGGCAGTGCTGCCCCCGGTGAGGATGGCGCCTGCAGCGCCGCCGATCACCGCGCCGGTGGCGGTGTTCTGGTCGCGGGCGGACATGTTGCCGCAGGCGGCGAGCGAGACGGCCAGTGCGGCCGTGGCGGAGAGGGTGATCCAACGAGTGTTCATGAGGGCTCCAGGGTGTCTTGGTGGCGCAGGCCCGAGAGGCCCGTCGCTTCGAAGTTCCTTGTAGACCTCGCACGTCGATTCGTCTGTGCGCGAGCGCACATGCATGCCTGTGTGCTGCGGCGCACAGACCCCATGCCACGTGCAGGCGCACGCTCTGCCCCCGACCATGCCGCACCTTGCGCTGCCCCCTGCCTACCGCCTCGGCCACGCGCTGCGGCCGTCGACCGCGCGCGACGCGCGCCGGCTGGCCCTGATCCTGGCCGGCGTGGCCGCCATGGTGGTGCTCGGCCTGCTGGCGCTGTTCCAGAGCGTCGTGCGCGAGTCGGTGCACCAGGCCCAGCTGCGTCACGAGGCCACTGCGCGCCATTCGGCTGCCACCTGGCGTTGCACCGGCCAGCGCAGCCTGCGCCTGCGCGACCTGTGTCTGGCAGAGCTGAACGCGCCGCCACCCCAGGTGACGCTGCTCACCCCGCCCTGACCCCTCCGCTCGGTACGCTGCCGTACCGACGCAAAAGACCTGCTCGCGCATGCTGAGCCGGTGACTGCTCTTCCTCACCTTGATTCCCGCGCTGCAGCCGCGTCGCTGAGCCTGCTGCTCCTGCTCGGCGCCTGTACGTCGGCACCGCAACGCGCCGAGCCGCCCGGCCCCTTCGACGTGCCGATCGCCTGGTCGGCCACCGAGCCCGCCGCGGTCGGCGCGGACGCCTCGCTGCGGCATTGGTGGCAGCGCTTTCGCGATCCACTGCTCGAACAGCTCGTCGACGAAGCCCTGCACGCCAACACCAGCGTGACCACGGCGCAGGCGGCCTTGCGGCAATCGCGCGCGCTGCGCGACCAGGCCGCGGCAGCGCTGTGGCCCACGCTGGGCAGCTCGGCCTCGGCGCAGCGCGCCTGGTCGGGCGGAGACAGCACCGGCAACAGCCTGCGCGCCGGCCTCGATGCCGGCTGGAACCTCGACCTGTTCGGCGCCAACCGCAGCGCACTCGATGCCGGCGAGTACAACGCCTCTGCCAGCGCGGCCAGCCTGGGCAACG
Proteins encoded in this window:
- a CDS encoding BON domain-containing protein — translated: MTPYKLHRSPAVIGMLLLAGALGGCDRRDDDRTTGQKVDAAIAQADDKVDAAKADADKALADAKKATTEAVHAAAAAVNDTTITAAVKSSLSTDVELKPADLSVETRYGRVSLRGMLPDAAARDRASQMAAAVQGVVAVDNQVTVVR
- a CDS encoding GNAT family N-acetyltransferase, whose protein sequence is MITVRCYDSLSQAAPLRHDIDALNRLSARPDPFSTFSYLQTYLRHDEHHPSGRGMSLWFLCAFRDERLVGYLALKRVETRVMGFRSATLGFLVTHDTDRPHLVARPDDELAVSQAFYAHVLSRRSEWSFLELAQQGECSTLFPPPAGVDLGGYLVRQWPSLENCTIPVRWDSLSGYVKAMSKKFRGNLGRQLNGLFDAGEVELLSSSDPADTPALLELYLGIEPRSWKAQADADIGRHPQRIAYFRSLLEARQPMQISIHLLLMDGVPVAGLISGAFERGLYALHIVYDDRLNRLGPGSTMLLLGMRQAIEGGFGFFNLLSGFGYFKVRWLAEATPLHVAQIYRTGTPLYWRRRFGDLKRRLMPQAAAAALPMFNPSRRAVADALPPPPAFDARQRERMASLIGAVRGGHGVHLGKAQLAAILPLGRARAGSGSPGQAMPARLP
- a CDS encoding glycine zipper 2TM domain-containing protein; translated protein: MNTRWITLSATAALAVSLAACGNMSARDQNTATGAVIGGAAGAILTGGSTAGTVGGAAVGGVIGNQVDPKKK